From the genome of Shewanella sp. Choline-02u-19, one region includes:
- a CDS encoding pirin family protein, translating into MNIISQHQAQRTMDGDGVNISRVADFTHGHFDPFLMIDELKSDDKADYIGGFPPHPHRGIETFSYIIKGGMEHKDQLGNVKAIQAGDVQWMSTGSGVIHSEMPLADADTGLHGFQIWLNMPASEKMRPARYQDTSNTPIPEVSNSHGVKLRALTGHWNFAGKTVTAPIQELAGKAEIADLILDPNGSAELRLDKHPFVGIYIYAGQLTSDTGELYEAQQLLLLDAKAALTLRATALGAGVLLLVGTPIKEDIVHMGPFVMNTQAEIRQAIDDYQNGRFGDIPPT; encoded by the coding sequence ATGAACATTATTAGTCAGCATCAAGCGCAGCGTACCATGGATGGTGACGGTGTTAATATCTCTCGCGTCGCCGATTTTACTCACGGTCACTTTGACCCTTTTCTGATGATTGATGAGCTAAAGTCAGATGATAAAGCGGATTATATTGGCGGCTTTCCTCCACACCCACATCGTGGTATCGAAACCTTTTCCTATATTATCAAAGGCGGTATGGAGCATAAAGATCAGCTCGGTAACGTCAAAGCGATACAGGCGGGTGATGTACAATGGATGAGCACAGGAAGTGGCGTGATTCATTCTGAGATGCCCTTAGCCGATGCTGATACTGGCTTACATGGTTTTCAAATTTGGCTCAATATGCCTGCCAGCGAAAAGATGCGCCCAGCACGTTATCAAGACACCAGCAATACGCCCATCCCAGAGGTGAGCAATTCACATGGCGTTAAGTTAAGAGCATTGACTGGTCATTGGAACTTTGCAGGGAAAACAGTGACAGCGCCCATTCAAGAGCTTGCTGGAAAAGCAGAAATAGCAGACTTGATACTCGACCCCAATGGCAGTGCAGAGCTGAGACTGGATAAACACCCATTTGTCGGGATTTATATCTATGCGGGGCAGCTAACGAGTGACACTGGAGAGCTCTATGAAGCGCAACAATTATTACTGCTCGATGCTAAAGCCGCTTTAACGCTCAGGGCTACGGCTTTAGGGGCTGGAGTATTGTTATTAGTGGGGACACCCATCAAAGAGGATATCGTGCACATGGGACCTTTTGTCATGAATACCCAAGCTGAGATCCGTCAGGCTATTGATGATTATCAAAATGGTCGTTTTGGTGATATTCCGCCAACGTAA
- a CDS encoding DUF3465 domain-containing protein yields MINKGQLVRWNDSKGYGFIRVENAEEGCDVFIHMSALQHMARRPLVGDILYFQIETQADAKQRAFSARIEGVESNPETFEDGTEPIKTNDKKALDNQVEPAKSIKGMLYRIAIMLVVLAIASFVYNRVSTPNNSGAYSSSAYISSAVAADEQQISQAFSQQRSGIQVQSAGVVSRLLPDDNKGSRHQRFIITLSSGQTLLIAHNIDLAAKIDSLKIGDRVLFKGEYEYNDRGGVVHWTHHDPKGRHVAGWLKHQGQTYQ; encoded by the coding sequence GTGATAAATAAGGGACAATTAGTTCGCTGGAATGACAGCAAAGGCTATGGTTTTATCCGGGTAGAGAATGCAGAAGAGGGCTGTGATGTGTTTATTCATATGTCAGCACTACAACATATGGCTAGGCGACCATTGGTTGGTGATATTTTGTATTTTCAAATAGAGACCCAAGCCGATGCTAAACAACGCGCATTTTCGGCAAGGATTGAAGGCGTCGAAAGCAATCCAGAAACCTTTGAAGATGGTACTGAACCGATCAAAACTAACGATAAAAAAGCCCTCGACAATCAAGTTGAACCTGCTAAATCGATAAAAGGCATGTTATATCGTATTGCGATAATGCTAGTGGTATTGGCGATTGCTAGTTTTGTCTATAACCGAGTGTCTACGCCTAATAATTCTGGTGCTTATAGCTCTTCCGCGTATATATCGAGTGCCGTTGCTGCGGATGAGCAGCAGATAAGCCAAGCCTTTTCTCAACAGCGAAGTGGCATACAGGTGCAGAGCGCTGGGGTTGTGAGTCGACTGTTACCGGACGACAATAAAGGCAGCCGTCACCAGAGGTTTATTATTACGCTTTCAAGCGGCCAAACTCTACTGATTGCGCATAATATAGATTTGGCAGCGAAGATTGATAGCTTGAAGATCGGAGATCGCGTCTTGTTTAAGGGGGAATATGAATATAATGATCGTGGGGGCGTGGTGCACTGGACCCATCATGATCCTAAAGGTCGGCATGTTGCTGGCTGGTTAAAGCATCAAGGGCAAACGTATCAATAG
- a CDS encoding DMT family transporter produces MSTTALPKMVPAAFLSVVLIWSTTPLGIVWSSESVHPTMAVLLRMLIALTLGALIILIARIRLPWSATARRLYAVSSIGIVGGMLLSYFAARYIPSGIMSLIFGLSPLISGLLAQKILNEPKFGPMRLVALVMAFIGLGIVCSSKLSLESDSWIGLLLILSAVSLFSLSGVLIKTVKINIHPIASTVGALIYSTPMFALAWLLFDGTLPIETWQPRSLLAITYLGVFGSLIGFISYFYILQHLNASTVALVTLITPVFAMMLGAQLNGEAITQALAIGACFVLTGLALYQFGDPLLNKLSKKRACRKR; encoded by the coding sequence ATGTCAACAACAGCATTACCCAAGATGGTTCCAGCGGCATTTTTGTCGGTGGTATTAATTTGGTCGACAACGCCGCTAGGCATCGTCTGGAGCAGTGAATCAGTACATCCAACGATGGCGGTTTTACTGAGAATGCTAATTGCGCTGACTTTAGGTGCGCTGATCATACTAATTGCACGTATTCGACTGCCATGGAGTGCTACCGCGAGAAGGCTATATGCCGTTTCTTCGATCGGGATTGTTGGCGGGATGCTACTCAGCTATTTTGCCGCCCGATATATCCCCTCTGGCATCATGTCGCTGATCTTTGGTTTATCACCATTGATCTCAGGCTTATTAGCCCAGAAAATACTCAATGAACCCAAATTTGGTCCAATGCGATTAGTAGCGTTAGTCATGGCATTCATCGGACTTGGCATTGTATGTTCATCTAAGCTTTCACTTGAGAGTGATAGTTGGATTGGACTGCTATTGATCCTATCTGCGGTGAGTTTGTTTAGCTTGAGCGGAGTATTAATCAAAACGGTTAAGATAAATATCCACCCCATTGCCAGTACCGTGGGCGCACTTATTTATTCAACACCAATGTTTGCGTTAGCCTGGTTATTATTTGATGGTACATTGCCGATTGAGACTTGGCAGCCTCGTTCACTGTTAGCGATTACTTATTTGGGCGTTTTCGGTTCACTTATTGGTTTTATCAGCTATTTCTATATTTTGCAGCATCTCAATGCCAGCACGGTTGCGTTAGTCACGCTGATTACTCCGGTATTTGCCATGATGTTAGGCGCGCAACTCAATGGTGAAGCCATTACCCAAGCCTTAGCGATAGGTGCTTGTTTTGTATTAACCGGTTTAGCCTTGTATCAGTTTGGCGATCCCTTGCTGAATAAGCTGTCTAAAAAGAGAGCCTGTCGCAAACGTTAA
- a CDS encoding permease: MSPEIITMAKETANMFLFLAAELTMLFLAISYIVGILQEYIPPEKIQSILSSKKGKGYIIAALLGAITPFCSCSTIPFLKGLLRAKAGFGPMMVFLFSSPLLNPIIIGLFVMTFGIKVAVFYFLVAMVVSVTAGYVLEKLGFERYVKPEAYEAATPSSCGTSCSTTDKKPVTEAVKTISSGCVPKQEVQAVMQGSCNAEPALATAGTCSPAPQSGCGTRSNAASSSAVSDTVKQDNRWIRVWRSTWKDFKQVLPYLMIGISLGSLIYGFMPTELIAKYAGEGMWYAIPIAAIIGIPLYIRAEAVIPLSSALVAKGMALGSVMALIIGSAGASLTEVILLKSIFKNQMIAAFLAVILGMAIGAGYLYSFIFA; encoded by the coding sequence ATGAGTCCTGAAATCATCACTATGGCAAAAGAAACAGCGAATATGTTCCTGTTTTTAGCCGCTGAATTAACGATGCTATTTCTTGCTATTAGCTACATTGTCGGTATTTTGCAGGAGTATATCCCGCCCGAAAAAATACAATCGATTTTAAGCTCTAAAAAAGGTAAAGGCTACATCATCGCCGCTCTACTTGGCGCCATTACACCATTCTGTTCATGCTCAACTATCCCCTTTTTAAAAGGGTTGCTCAGAGCAAAAGCGGGTTTTGGCCCAATGATGGTTTTCTTATTCTCTAGTCCATTATTGAACCCGATCATTATTGGCCTATTTGTGATGACCTTTGGCATTAAAGTCGCGGTATTCTATTTCTTAGTCGCTATGGTTGTGTCTGTTACCGCTGGCTATGTTTTAGAAAAACTTGGATTCGAGCGTTATGTGAAACCTGAAGCTTATGAAGCGGCAACGCCTTCTAGTTGCGGGACTAGTTGCTCAACTACGGACAAAAAACCAGTAACAGAGGCCGTAAAAACAATCTCTAGCGGCTGCGTACCTAAGCAAGAAGTGCAAGCGGTAATGCAGGGCAGTTGCAACGCAGAACCTGCACTGGCAACGGCTGGTACTTGTAGCCCTGCACCGCAAAGTGGTTGTGGAACACGTTCTAATGCAGCAAGTTCATCTGCTGTCAGTGACACCGTTAAACAAGACAACCGCTGGATACGTGTATGGCGCTCAACGTGGAAAGACTTTAAACAAGTTTTACCTTACCTAATGATAGGTATTTCACTTGGCTCATTAATCTATGGTTTTATGCCTACAGAACTGATTGCTAAATACGCAGGAGAAGGTATGTGGTATGCCATTCCTATTGCGGCGATAATCGGTATCCCTTTGTATATACGTGCAGAAGCGGTGATCCCTTTAAGCTCAGCATTAGTTGCCAAAGGTATGGCGCTGGGTTCGGTTATGGCATTGATTATCGGTAGTGCCGGTGCCAGCTTAACTGAAGTAATCTTGCTCAAGTCTATTTTTAAGAACCAGATGATAGCGGCATTTTTAGCAGTGATCCTCGGTATGGCGATAGGTGCAGGCTATCTTTACAGTTTCATTTTTGCCTAA
- a CDS encoding ribosome alternative rescue factor ArfA, translating into MAKHRQQQPQIEHESGRGVIKDNALKAIVTSTLFRTRTEKPRKGKGSYNRKQQKGQKLKGLAPFDYLALSLFYRIAR; encoded by the coding sequence ATGGCAAAACATCGTCAGCAACAACCGCAGATTGAGCATGAAAGTGGTCGCGGCGTCATTAAAGATAACGCGCTAAAGGCAATCGTCACCAGTACCTTGTTTAGAACACGGACTGAGAAGCCTAGAAAGGGCAAAGGGTCTTACAACCGCAAACAACAAAAGGGGCAAAAGCTGAAGGGCTTAGCCCCTTTTGACTATCTGGCACTGAGCCTTTTTTATAGAATAGCTCGCTAG
- a CDS encoding BamA/TamA family outer membrane protein, with amino-acid sequence MGLKTNISAFNSGIFALALLPMCTLAAPAANVKTSIDRAETPDNVKEKLLLPYFFNSESMGLNIGLGGMLSGYFQDQMTIGGTVFGGDVSQGIGLGVWNFKLPKTERFFLSAYGFLGYYPDQRAYAGGRQELIPAGTPLPGSNDSTNLQFLEANGSSNWFDIKLEYALPIGATKDKGMVEYKLKNGLLVSEPSGGKSWDPLESGATVVVLRQFNRYQSFEFVDGELDGTIHAIELGILYDNTDFSVNPSSGSSQYFSVSHDAAWLDSDNEWTFMNLDMSKYFSFGESDYASQRILALNFWTGYSPSWDLEYDALGGRQVTNNAPYNEGATLGGFYRMRGFDQNRFHDKAAIYSSAEYRYTLKYNPIEDINWLKFLRLDWFQVVGFVEAGRVAPEYTASTLLSDLKVDYGLSLRALTAGIVIRFDIAHSDEATNGWVMVDHPF; translated from the coding sequence ATGGGTTTAAAAACCAATATTAGCGCGTTCAATAGCGGTATCTTCGCACTCGCGTTGTTACCTATGTGCACACTTGCAGCGCCAGCGGCTAATGTTAAAACCTCAATTGACAGGGCTGAGACGCCCGACAATGTTAAAGAAAAATTGCTTTTACCTTATTTTTTCAACTCTGAATCTATGGGCCTTAACATTGGTTTAGGTGGCATGCTCAGTGGCTACTTCCAAGATCAGATGACCATTGGTGGCACCGTATTTGGTGGTGATGTGAGCCAAGGTATTGGGCTCGGCGTTTGGAATTTTAAACTGCCAAAAACAGAACGCTTTTTCTTAAGTGCCTACGGTTTTCTTGGTTATTACCCTGATCAACGTGCTTATGCTGGAGGGAGGCAAGAGTTAATTCCCGCGGGTACTCCACTTCCAGGAAGTAATGATTCAACCAATTTACAATTCTTAGAAGCCAATGGTTCATCAAACTGGTTTGATATAAAGCTTGAGTATGCATTACCAATTGGTGCGACGAAAGATAAGGGTATGGTTGAATACAAGCTTAAAAATGGCTTATTAGTGTCAGAGCCAAGTGGTGGCAAAAGCTGGGATCCGCTTGAGAGCGGCGCAACCGTGGTGGTGTTACGCCAGTTTAACCGTTATCAAAGTTTTGAATTTGTCGATGGCGAGCTTGATGGCACCATCCATGCCATAGAATTGGGGATCTTATACGACAACACTGATTTTTCGGTTAACCCATCAAGTGGTAGCAGTCAGTACTTTTCAGTTTCTCACGATGCAGCATGGTTAGACTCTGATAATGAGTGGACCTTTATGAACCTCGATATGAGTAAGTATTTTTCATTTGGAGAGTCAGATTATGCCAGTCAGCGAATACTCGCACTCAACTTTTGGACAGGCTACTCGCCATCATGGGATCTTGAATATGACGCACTCGGTGGGCGACAAGTCACCAACAACGCACCCTACAATGAAGGTGCAACTTTAGGTGGATTTTATCGTATGCGAGGTTTCGATCAAAATCGCTTCCATGACAAAGCGGCCATCTATAGCAGTGCTGAATATCGCTATACTTTGAAATATAACCCGATAGAAGACATTAATTGGTTGAAGTTTTTGAGATTAGATTGGTTTCAAGTGGTTGGTTTTGTTGAAGCGGGTAGAGTGGCACCAGAATATACCGCCAGCACTTTACTGTCTGATCTTAAAGTTGATTACGGTTTGTCGTTAAGAGCATTAACCGCCGGTATTGTGATCCGCTTTGATATCGCTCATTCCGATGAAGCGACTAACGGTTGGGTTATGGTTGACCATCCGTTTTAG
- a CDS encoding MFS transporter — translation MAKLKSPFLASSAFLMLGVLLISVSLRSPITGIGPLLDAIRAELNLSATQAGMLTTLPLLAFAFFSPIAARLGRKRGLEQALMLSLLLITLGLVIRSLGNTLGLFSGTVIIGAGIAIANVLLPSLMKRDFPNKIATMTSIYVLMMGAGSALSAGSAIPLAEFADSLSISFIPNWAFSLVSLVLFPIIAMLVWLPQLRNHTAPTKDAMELDSHSYLWRNADAWHITLFLAMNSFLMYIFISWLPTILVEQGYSHHEAGVIHGTLQLFTAVPAVLLIPLMAKIDDKRLLSFGLTLMAFIGILGLILAPAHAMIWGMMFGFGAGGGFIVALALISLRTSSAHQAATLSGMAQFLGYLFAATGPIIMGAIHEDTGSWQQPLIVCAAVALVWSTFSVLASKSKLITSATLPLAPRVMSK, via the coding sequence ATGGCAAAGCTCAAATCTCCTTTTCTGGCCAGCAGCGCCTTTTTAATGCTGGGTGTTTTACTGATCTCAGTGAGTTTACGCAGCCCCATTACAGGAATAGGCCCTTTACTCGACGCCATTCGCGCTGAGCTCAATCTATCCGCCACTCAAGCTGGTATGCTCACGACCTTACCACTGCTTGCATTTGCCTTTTTCTCCCCTATAGCGGCAAGACTTGGGCGCAAACGCGGGCTTGAACAAGCACTGATGTTATCGCTGTTATTAATCACGTTAGGCCTGGTTATCCGCTCATTGGGCAATACATTAGGCCTCTTTAGTGGCACGGTAATCATAGGTGCCGGCATTGCCATTGCCAATGTGCTGTTACCAAGCTTGATGAAACGAGATTTCCCTAATAAAATTGCCACCATGACTTCAATCTACGTATTGATGATGGGGGCAGGTTCGGCCCTCAGTGCTGGTTCGGCAATACCACTGGCTGAGTTCGCAGATTCACTCTCTATTAGCTTTATCCCCAATTGGGCCTTTTCGTTAGTCAGTCTAGTTTTGTTTCCCATCATTGCGATGTTGGTATGGCTGCCGCAATTGCGTAACCATACAGCTCCAACAAAAGATGCAATGGAACTTGATAGCCATAGTTACCTTTGGCGTAATGCTGACGCTTGGCACATCACCCTATTTTTAGCCATGAACTCATTTTTGATGTACATCTTCATCAGCTGGTTACCAACAATCTTGGTCGAACAGGGCTACAGCCACCATGAAGCGGGCGTTATTCATGGCACGTTACAGCTGTTCACCGCAGTGCCCGCCGTACTACTTATCCCGTTAATGGCTAAAATCGACGATAAGCGACTCTTGAGTTTCGGCTTAACCCTCATGGCGTTTATTGGGATCTTAGGCTTGATCCTTGCGCCCGCCCACGCAATGATTTGGGGAATGATGTTTGGTTTTGGCGCTGGCGGTGGTTTCATTGTCGCATTAGCGCTGATCAGTTTGCGTACATCTAGCGCTCATCAAGCGGCTACATTGTCAGGAATGGCACAGTTTCTGGGTTATCTTTTTGCAGCAACGGGTCCCATTATAATGGGTGCTATTCATGAGGACACTGGCAGTTGGCAGCAACCATTAATCGTCTGTGCAGCCGTGGCGCTTGTTTGGAGTACATTCTCCGTTCTCGCCTCTAAGAGCAAGCTGATCACCTCAGCAACATTGCCTTTAGCACCGCGAGTCATGAGTAAATAA
- a CDS encoding Crp/Fnr family transcriptional regulator encodes MNIDSKSIQVDNCLKVLSTALNTLGLDQSAIDETLLQCQCFNASSGQILLRQGQPQNNAYFIVSGILKACHYSGSGADLSKEFYFTHELCFLYACWLTGHVAEYQIEVVETAQLLQIPLSLLSQPQWQTGKIALLSQQLIYKEQKEAFLLLNTPEQRYQFLIEHRPIWVKKLNNIQLASYIGISPVSLSRLKSRLFEQS; translated from the coding sequence ATGAATATCGATTCAAAATCTATCCAAGTTGATAACTGTCTAAAGGTGCTCTCCACCGCGTTAAACACATTGGGCCTCGATCAAAGCGCTATTGATGAAACGTTACTTCAATGTCAGTGTTTCAATGCCAGTAGTGGCCAGATTTTATTACGCCAAGGTCAACCACAGAATAACGCCTACTTTATCGTTTCTGGGATCCTTAAAGCTTGTCATTATAGTGGGAGTGGCGCTGACTTATCTAAGGAGTTCTATTTTACGCATGAGCTTTGCTTCCTTTACGCCTGTTGGTTAACCGGACATGTAGCTGAATATCAAATAGAAGTAGTAGAAACCGCACAACTACTGCAAATACCTTTAAGTTTGCTGTCTCAACCACAATGGCAAACCGGTAAAATAGCATTACTTAGCCAGCAACTAATTTATAAAGAACAAAAAGAAGCTTTCTTGTTACTTAATACCCCTGAGCAGCGTTATCAATTCTTAATCGAACATCGGCCTATTTGGGTTAAAAAACTCAATAATATTCAGTTAGCCAGCTACATTGGTATCAGTCCTGTGAGTTTATCTCGGTTAAAGTCACGACTTTTCGAGCAAAGCTAA
- a CDS encoding Na+/H+ antiporter NhaC family protein — MSEPTALSLVPPVVVLVLAIVLRRPILSLIIGALVGLAMYDSANMLTNFADTSLSVMADETIGWLILVCGGFGALIALLVKTGGSMAFGRHALKLATGQKSSLLMTFILGVVIFIDDYLNALTVGSTMKRVTDKFKVSREMLAYVVDSTAAPICVLVPLSTWAVFFGGLLVDNGIASEGQGIAVYMQAIPYMLYAWLAVLMVLLVILGIVPVFGPMKKAQLAAMQGKPAIKQMDLDAVQTSDEYALKAIEDEFKHADDGGKLHNFFVPILLLVGFTVYFDIDVLKGLIATLAITLPYYGIQKLMPLSDMMEQMIDGFKNMLPAIGTVIAAFIFKDVCDKLMLPQFVIGSLSPYMTPELLPAVVFITMSVLAFATGSSWGIFAVSIPIVMPLAQSVDANISLVIGALLSASSFGSQACFYSDSTVLAAQGSGCNLVSHAVTQLPYALIVAAFTFVGFLLLA; from the coding sequence ATGTCTGAGCCGACAGCCTTAAGTCTTGTCCCACCTGTGGTGGTATTGGTGTTAGCCATTGTGCTACGCCGCCCAATCCTTTCTTTGATTATTGGCGCATTAGTGGGTTTAGCGATGTATGACAGCGCTAATATGCTAACCAATTTCGCTGATACTTCGTTATCTGTTATGGCCGATGAAACCATTGGTTGGCTTATTTTAGTGTGCGGTGGCTTCGGTGCTTTAATTGCGCTACTGGTGAAAACTGGCGGTTCAATGGCATTTGGTCGTCACGCTTTAAAATTGGCAACAGGGCAGAAGTCATCACTTTTAATGACCTTCATTTTAGGCGTGGTCATCTTTATTGATGATTACCTTAATGCGCTCACGGTGGGTTCAACCATGAAGCGGGTGACTGATAAATTTAAAGTATCGCGTGAAATGCTGGCTTATGTGGTTGATTCAACCGCTGCACCTATTTGTGTGTTGGTGCCACTGTCCACTTGGGCGGTATTTTTTGGCGGCTTGTTGGTCGATAACGGCATTGCTAGCGAAGGCCAGGGAATTGCGGTTTATATGCAGGCTATTCCGTACATGCTTTATGCATGGTTAGCCGTTCTAATGGTCCTGCTGGTTATTTTAGGGATCGTGCCGGTATTTGGGCCGATGAAAAAAGCGCAGCTTGCCGCGATGCAAGGTAAACCCGCCATTAAGCAAATGGATTTAGATGCGGTGCAAACCTCTGATGAATATGCGCTTAAAGCGATTGAAGATGAATTTAAACATGCCGATGACGGCGGAAAACTGCATAACTTCTTTGTGCCAATTTTGTTGTTGGTTGGCTTTACCGTTTATTTTGATATCGATGTACTTAAAGGGCTGATTGCGACGTTAGCGATCACCTTGCCTTATTACGGCATACAAAAATTGATGCCACTGTCAGATATGATGGAACAGATGATTGATGGCTTTAAGAACATGCTTCCCGCTATCGGTACTGTTATAGCGGCGTTTATCTTTAAAGATGTTTGCGACAAGTTGATGTTGCCTCAGTTTGTTATTGGCAGCTTGAGTCCGTATATGACCCCAGAGTTACTGCCCGCAGTGGTGTTTATAACAATGTCAGTGCTAGCGTTTGCAACAGGATCTAGCTGGGGGATATTTGCAGTCTCGATTCCAATTGTTATGCCGTTAGCACAGTCGGTCGATGCCAATATTTCACTGGTTATTGGCGCTTTGTTATCAGCATCTTCTTTTGGCAGTCAGGCTTGTTTTTACTCTGACTCAACTGTATTGGCCGCTCAGGGGTCGGGGTGTAATCTAGTGAGCCATGCAGTCACGCAACTTCCTTATGCGTTAATCGTGGCCGCATTTACGTTTGTCGGTTTTTTACTGTTAGCGTAA
- a CDS encoding DUF3313 family protein → MNFSPAHILCTSLVLLLSACASNAPISADYSTADLPTNRQFHEVNYGNSNKGVQWVSNKIEPHYYHSLIVSRVELTPDTHYDAQIPLSVLNDLAINVTSKLGDYISPSIDVVDKAGEHVAVLSIRVSRATVVNADLKLRQLMPVGAALTLLKGVTGNESKTAKIIIEAKIKDSVSKELLAERISIIEATGAIKGDYAELNYNQIQYNVARLEGEIRTFIQSAAYEARQAPAH, encoded by the coding sequence ATGAATTTTTCTCCCGCTCATATACTGTGCACAAGTTTAGTATTACTACTGAGCGCATGCGCTAGCAATGCCCCAATTTCGGCAGATTATTCCACTGCAGATTTACCGACTAACCGCCAGTTTCATGAAGTTAATTATGGAAATAGTAATAAAGGGGTGCAGTGGGTCTCTAACAAAATAGAACCTCATTACTACCACTCACTTATAGTGTCCCGAGTTGAGCTAACACCTGATACCCATTATGACGCGCAGATCCCGCTGTCGGTACTCAATGATTTAGCGATTAACGTCACCAGTAAACTAGGTGATTACATATCGCCATCGATTGATGTGGTCGATAAAGCCGGTGAACATGTCGCAGTGTTATCAATCAGAGTGAGTCGTGCCACAGTGGTCAATGCCGATCTAAAACTCAGACAACTAATGCCAGTTGGCGCTGCACTTACCTTGTTAAAAGGCGTTACAGGAAATGAGAGTAAAACAGCTAAAATCATCATTGAAGCCAAGATTAAAGACAGTGTTTCAAAAGAGCTATTAGCGGAGCGGATCTCAATCATCGAAGCCACTGGGGCGATAAAAGGTGACTATGCTGAGCTTAATTACAATCAAATCCAATACAATGTCGCCAGACTAGAAGGTGAAATCCGTACTTTTATTCAGTCTGCGGCCTATGAAGCACGCCAAGCGCCTGCCCATTAA
- a CDS encoding 3'-5' exonuclease: protein MSLYKFGLAADKSVLLRQALGAEADAYFAAMESAEQAFLSSITNEKNQQKLDWLLLRTNLICRMSDRDIARLSDYRIDKTQMVTENLNGKSRQIVIVTVEALAAVIDDIKAQQWVGFDTETAATFEKGRRNTNPISLIQIATSSHCYLFRMVGSNILPFKTALTEVLGEDSNIVKIGIGLRSDVNAVKRDFGIALNPILDLNWLMNQLGAAKQMGTVQIAATVLALKLPKSKRVTLSNWAIPLDKSLSAEQINYAAGDALAALDIFHALFEQLSAYKALWPKSIQQRF, encoded by the coding sequence ATGAGCTTATATAAATTTGGATTGGCAGCAGACAAGTCGGTGTTGCTTAGGCAAGCACTTGGTGCGGAAGCAGATGCTTACTTCGCGGCAATGGAAAGTGCTGAACAAGCATTCTTGAGTTCTATCACTAACGAAAAAAATCAGCAAAAACTTGATTGGCTGCTGCTGCGTACGAATTTAATCTGCCGTATGAGTGATAGGGATATCGCCCGTTTGAGCGATTACCGTATCGATAAAACTCAAATGGTAACAGAGAATTTAAACGGTAAATCGCGTCAAATCGTCATCGTGACCGTTGAGGCTTTAGCGGCTGTTATTGACGATATTAAGGCGCAGCAATGGGTTGGTTTTGATACTGAAACGGCGGCAACTTTTGAAAAAGGTCGTCGTAATACCAATCCTATCTCCTTGATTCAAATTGCGACGAGCAGCCATTGTTATCTGTTTAGAATGGTTGGCAGCAATATTTTGCCTTTTAAAACGGCACTTACTGAGGTGTTAGGCGAGGATTCGAATATCGTTAAGATTGGTATCGGCCTTCGCAGTGACGTTAATGCGGTGAAGCGTGACTTTGGTATTGCGCTCAATCCTATACTCGATCTCAATTGGTTGATGAATCAACTTGGCGCAGCAAAACAGATGGGCACCGTGCAAATAGCTGCGACGGTACTGGCGCTTAAATTACCTAAGAGTAAGCGGGTGACGTTATCTAACTGGGCTATTCCACTTGATAAATCACTATCAGCAGAGCAGATTAATTACGCCGCAGGCGATGCCTTAGCGGCATTAGATATTTTTCATGCACTGTTTGAGCAACTCAGTGCTTATAAAGCCTTGTGGCCAAAATCAATACAACAACGTTTTTAA
- a CDS encoding YgjV family protein has translation MSAFMLSQCLIAIAIVFDILSFQFKQKQKIVACLSVSGVLITSHFALLEQWTATALMLLATIRYFVTIFSHSKRLMYIFLSLNTLVMMLTFSGMLSLLSFAGSSIQTMAAFCQSDQRLRQLMLIGTSIWLINNMLVGSPAAVLMELLFIGSNLIAYYRYYGWVVKTKKVA, from the coding sequence ATGTCTGCTTTTATGCTGTCACAATGCTTAATTGCTATCGCAATTGTGTTCGATATTCTTTCATTTCAATTTAAACAAAAACAAAAAATAGTGGCCTGTTTATCTGTTTCCGGCGTACTCATAACCAGCCATTTTGCACTACTTGAACAATGGACGGCCACAGCGTTAATGTTACTCGCAACCATCAGATATTTCGTCACTATTTTTAGCCACTCAAAACGCTTAATGTATATTTTTCTATCTTTAAACACACTCGTAATGATGCTAACTTTTTCCGGAATGTTGAGCTTACTGAGCTTTGCCGGCAGCTCAATTCAAACCATGGCAGCTTTTTGTCAAAGCGATCAACGTCTGCGGCAACTTATGCTCATAGGTACCAGTATATGGCTTATCAATAATATGCTCGTTGGTTCACCCGCTGCAGTGTTAATGGAGTTGCTCTTTATTGGGAGTAATCTTATTGCTTACTATCGCTACTATGGTTGGGTTGTTAAAACTAAAAAAGTGGCTTAG